In the genome of Drosophila yakuba strain Tai18E2 chromosome 3R, Prin_Dyak_Tai18E2_2.1, whole genome shotgun sequence, one region contains:
- the LOC6537792 gene encoding uncharacterized protein LOC6537792: MSEPAAQQQQSQNGKERSKSTEEKEVPREPSLVLKDIDIKTELESLVKLLDGKIYKEEEVAMEELHQYLIEDDGSWALGDNFLIFVQRVLRDNQAFSPDTRIHLIRTLAYAALKDDVIIILHQDRRDHTLMNYAQDIDKQTPEEQQAWAMFMCNLFENLGPSEWLLYISEWDYNGQTISNIRVTTKVAVHCILSNCPQLKNIGSMILYNIAIKEVKTVVFDDIAVELAMAILQFFQSSPNEDQIFRTLKALVRFLEVSQDVPMIIQMIGPHPKQFAGKSERVDELIKIISRKVPA, from the exons ATGTCAGAGCCCGCAGCCCAACAACAGCAGTCTCAGAATGGCAAGGAGCGCTCCAAGTCCACGGAGGAGAAGGAAGTCCCACGCGAACCGTCGCTGGTCCTCAAAGACATTGAT ATAAAGACTGAGTTGGAGAGCCTAGTGAAGCTGCTGGATGGCAAGATCtacaaggaggaggaggtggccaTGGAGGAGCTGCATCAGTATCTGATCGAGGACGACGGCTCCTGGGCGCTGGGCGACAACTTTCTGATCTTCGTGCAGCGCGTCCTGCGTGACAATCAGGCCTTCTCCCCGGACACACGGATACACCTGATCCGCACGCTGGCCTATGCGGCGCTTAAAGATGATGTGATCATCATACTGCACCAGGATCGCAGGGATCACACACTGATGAACTACGCCCAGGACATTGACAAGCAGACGcccgaggagcagcaggccTGGGCCATGTTT ATGTGCAATCTCTTTGAGAACCTGGGTCCCTCCGAATGGCTGCTGTACATTTCCGAGTGGGACTACAATGGTCAGACCATCTCCAACATACGAGTGACCACCAAGGTGGCCGTCCACTGCATCCTATCCAATTGCCCGCAGCTGAAAAACATTGGCAGCATGATCCTGTACAACATTGCTATCAAGGAAGTGAAGACGGTG GTATTCGACGACATTGCCGTGGAGCTGGCCATGGCCATTCTTCAGTTCTTCCAGAGCAGTCCCAACGAAGACCAGATCTTCCGCACGTTGAAGGCACTCGTCCGCTTCCTCGAG gTCTCGCAAGACGTGCCGATGATCATTCAAATGATTGGACCGCATCCAAAACAATTCGCCGGCAAGAGCGAGCGCGTGGATGAGCTGATAAAGATCATTAGTCGCAAGGTGCCCGCCTAA
- the LOC6537791 gene encoding cardioactive peptide, with protein MRTSMRISLRLIALLACFICSQASLERENNEGPNMANHKLSGVIQWKYEKRPFCNAFTGCGRKRTYPSYPPFSLFKRNEVEEKPYNNEYLSEGLSDLIDINAEPAVENVQKQIMSQAKIFEAIKEASKEIFRQKNKQKMLQNEKELQQLEERDSK; from the exons ATGAGAACTTCCATGAGGATTTCCCTGAGGCTAATCGCACTCCTGGCTTGTTTCATCTGCTCCCAGGCTTCGCTGGAAAGGGAGAACAACGAGGGCCCCAATATGGCGAAT CACAAGCTAAGTGGCGTTATACAGTGGAAATACGAGAAGCGACCATTCTGCAATGCATTTACag GATGTGGACGAAAGCGAACGTATCCCTCATATCCACCATTCTCGCTATTCAAACGCAATGAAGTCGAAGAGAAACCCTATAACAATGAGTACTTGTCTGAAGGTCTCAGTGATTTGATCGATATCAATGCCGAGCCCGCTGTGGAAAATGTCCAAAAGCAAATCATGTCCCAAGCCAAAATCTTCGAGGCCATCAAAGAAGCCAGCAAGGAAATCTTCCGCCAGAAGAACAAGCagaaaatgttgcaaaatgaaaaggaGCTGCAACAGTTGGAGGAGCGCGATAGCAAATGA